In one Geoglobus acetivorans genomic region, the following are encoded:
- a CDS encoding FAD-dependent oxidoreductase, producing the protein MIPEEDVKVAIIGGGAGGMAAASRIKRLRPDWRVDVFEKTSYVSHAPCGIPFYLSGMVESVSELCAYDVNFFREKRGINVHLNSEVVKVEDGRVEVLERGKVQEYEWDRLVFATGAKAKRLNVRCMELDGVLCVSGIERAPIIREIASRYDNIVIIGSGYIGVEVADALSRKKRITVIEQESHPMPGYDHEISDILLGEMRQKVNLRLGERVLEISGSGRVEKVVTSADEYRADLVILAIGVEPNVKLALEYGIEMGQSGAIKTNEYMETSKDNVYAVGDCAETTNIITGKPDWIPLAAPANKMGYVAGSNIAGIRMRFPGAMKSQITSFYDLEIGKAGLSEKEAVRHGYDAVSVTITTRSRAKYIPGEGNITLKMVADAKTHRVLGVQAIGKGVSKRIYGASALLYKKATVEDFFFADFPFYPPKSPVWDPLVLAARNMFRKLGIN; encoded by the coding sequence ATGATTCCCGAAGAAGACGTAAAGGTTGCGATTATTGGCGGTGGAGCCGGAGGAATGGCTGCAGCCTCGAGAATTAAAAGATTGAGGCCAGACTGGAGAGTGGACGTTTTTGAAAAAACATCCTATGTCAGTCACGCTCCGTGTGGGATACCTTTTTACCTGTCTGGAATGGTGGAATCAGTTTCGGAACTGTGTGCCTACGATGTGAACTTCTTCAGGGAAAAAAGAGGAATTAATGTGCACCTCAATTCAGAGGTTGTTAAAGTGGAAGACGGTAGGGTAGAGGTCCTTGAAAGGGGGAAAGTACAGGAATACGAATGGGACAGGCTCGTTTTTGCAACCGGGGCAAAGGCAAAGAGACTGAATGTCAGGTGCATGGAGCTGGATGGCGTTCTCTGCGTGAGTGGCATAGAAAGGGCGCCAATCATAAGAGAAATAGCGTCAAGGTACGACAACATTGTGATAATTGGAAGCGGGTACATTGGTGTTGAGGTGGCAGACGCCCTCTCGAGGAAGAAACGAATTACGGTGATAGAGCAGGAATCTCACCCAATGCCGGGTTACGATCACGAAATTTCTGACATTCTTCTGGGGGAGATGCGCCAGAAGGTCAACCTGAGACTCGGAGAGAGGGTTCTGGAAATCAGCGGGAGCGGGAGAGTCGAGAAGGTGGTTACAAGCGCAGACGAATATCGGGCGGACCTGGTCATACTCGCCATAGGCGTCGAACCAAATGTAAAGCTCGCTCTTGAGTATGGCATCGAAATGGGGCAGAGTGGCGCAATAAAGACTAACGAGTACATGGAGACAAGCAAGGACAACGTTTATGCTGTTGGAGACTGTGCAGAGACGACCAACATCATTACCGGAAAACCGGACTGGATACCTCTGGCAGCTCCTGCGAACAAAATGGGTTATGTTGCTGGCTCAAATATTGCTGGAATCCGCATGAGATTTCCGGGAGCGATGAAAAGCCAGATCACTTCATTCTACGACCTTGAGATAGGGAAAGCGGGTTTGAGTGAAAAGGAGGCGGTAAGGCATGGTTACGATGCTGTCTCTGTTACCATCACCACGAGAAGCAGGGCAAAGTACATACCTGGAGAGGGGAACATAACACTCAAGATGGTTGCGGATGCGAAGACGCACAGGGTTCTTGGAGTCCAGGCCATTGGTAAAGGGGTCTCCAAGAGAATCTATGGGGCTTCCGCACTCCTATACAAAAAAGCCACTGTTGAAGACTTTTTCTTTGCAGATTTCCCGTTCTATCCTCCCAAATCTCCGGTGTGGGATCCTCTAGTTCTTGCCGCAAGAAATATGTTCAGGAAACTGGGAATCAACTGA
- the serS gene encoding serine--tRNA ligase, with protein MWSILRALREAPEVLIESQKKRGESIEIIGEAIALDRKWREELYRLNQLRRERNQLSAKVKKAQGEEKRKLIEEAKKLSELVKKGEEELKRIEDELDRVLLSIPNMVHESVPVGEDDTENVPVKFWGKARVFREHLDAFLQQSEGKAEYEVIDTPVVGHADAVEQFGWADIERAAKVAGSRFFYLLDDLVWLDLALITYAIDFLKKKGFTIVNPPYMMNSKAYSGVTAFSDFEEVLYKIEDEDLYLIATSEHPIAGMHMNETLGEDELPLLYAGVSPCFRKEAGAHGKDTKGIFRVHQFHKVEQFIYCLPEESWDWHDKLLENVEAIWQGLGIPYRIVNICTGDLGIVAAKKYDLEAWMPAQGKYREMVSCSNCTDWQSYRLNIRFAEKRGMPSKGFVHTLNSTAIATTRAITAIIENFQLEDGRVEIPKVLRKYLEPIESAPKDFIEPKRK; from the coding sequence ATGTGGAGCATACTCAGAGCGTTGAGAGAGGCCCCGGAGGTCCTCATCGAATCTCAGAAGAAAAGAGGCGAGAGTATCGAGATCATCGGGGAAGCAATTGCCCTTGACAGAAAATGGAGGGAAGAGCTTTACAGGCTGAATCAGCTCAGAAGAGAAAGAAACCAGCTCTCTGCCAAGGTAAAGAAGGCACAGGGAGAGGAGAAGAGAAAGCTCATTGAAGAGGCGAAAAAATTATCCGAGCTTGTAAAAAAAGGCGAGGAGGAGCTTAAGAGAATTGAAGATGAGCTTGACAGGGTTCTGCTTTCAATACCGAACATGGTTCACGAGTCAGTTCCCGTTGGAGAGGATGACACCGAAAATGTTCCCGTAAAATTCTGGGGAAAGGCGAGAGTTTTCAGGGAACATCTCGACGCTTTCCTCCAGCAGAGTGAAGGCAAGGCAGAGTATGAGGTTATAGACACACCGGTCGTAGGGCATGCCGATGCTGTGGAGCAGTTCGGCTGGGCAGATATTGAGAGGGCAGCCAAGGTTGCCGGTTCACGCTTTTTCTATCTGCTTGACGACCTTGTCTGGCTTGATCTCGCTCTGATCACGTACGCAATCGATTTCCTGAAAAAGAAAGGCTTTACGATCGTCAATCCCCCGTACATGATGAATTCAAAAGCCTATTCTGGCGTAACCGCCTTCAGTGACTTTGAAGAGGTGCTTTACAAGATTGAAGATGAGGACCTGTACCTCATCGCCACCTCCGAACACCCCATTGCAGGAATGCACATGAACGAAACTCTTGGGGAGGATGAGCTGCCCTTGCTTTACGCCGGAGTCTCACCCTGCTTCAGGAAAGAAGCCGGAGCTCACGGAAAGGATACGAAAGGGATATTCAGAGTCCATCAGTTCCACAAGGTGGAGCAGTTCATATACTGCCTTCCAGAAGAAAGCTGGGACTGGCACGATAAGCTCCTTGAAAACGTTGAGGCAATCTGGCAGGGTCTTGGCATACCCTACAGGATAGTGAACATCTGCACTGGTGATCTGGGCATAGTCGCTGCCAAAAAATACGATCTCGAGGCCTGGATGCCGGCTCAGGGCAAGTACAGGGAGATGGTATCATGTTCAAACTGCACGGACTGGCAGAGCTACAGGCTGAACATAAGGTTTGCAGAGAAGAGAGGAATGCCATCAAAGGGTTTTGTCCACACTCTGAACTCCACGGCAATAGCCACAACCAGAGCGATAACGGCAATAATCGAGAACTTCCAGCTTGAAGATGGAAGAGTTGAAATACCAAAGGTGCTGAGAAAATATCTCGAACCGATCGAAAGCGCCCCCAAAGACTTCATAGAGCCGAAAAGGAAATAA
- the tfe gene encoding transcription factor E, producing the protein METQISELDELLVELIERVAGELGVIIYSLGIEGEFTDEQLSQELGVEINDVRRVLFALYEIGLATYRRTRDEETGWMEYYWKISYDRERDVLRKELEKTREKLEAKLEIEDGSVYYICVNGCVKVSYEEAMEFGFSCPKCGDMLEFLDSSGAIEQIREELEKINRLIGLLS; encoded by the coding sequence GTGGAGACACAGATAAGTGAGCTGGATGAACTTCTTGTAGAGCTGATTGAAAGGGTTGCAGGGGAGCTGGGAGTCATAATCTATTCTCTTGGGATTGAGGGTGAATTCACAGACGAACAGTTATCTCAGGAGCTTGGAGTTGAAATAAACGACGTTAGAAGAGTTCTGTTTGCCCTGTATGAAATCGGACTTGCAACTTACAGGAGAACAAGAGACGAAGAAACGGGCTGGATGGAGTATTACTGGAAAATCAGCTACGACAGAGAAAGAGACGTGCTGAGAAAGGAACTGGAAAAAACAAGAGAAAAACTTGAGGCAAAACTCGAGATTGAAGACGGGAGCGTTTATTACATCTGCGTGAACGGCTGTGTGAAGGTCAGCTATGAGGAGGCCATGGAATTCGGGTTTTCATGCCCGAAATGCGGGGACATGCTCGAATTCCTGGACAGTTCTGGAGCAATAGAGCAGATAAGAGAAGAGCTTGAAAAAATAAACAGACTCATCGGATTGCTCAGTTGA